A window of the Brassica napus cultivar Da-Ae chromosome C5, Da-Ae, whole genome shotgun sequence genome harbors these coding sequences:
- the LOC125587721 gene encoding uncharacterized protein At3g43530-like, translating into MCKSRFTKTSMRGYPLEDIYRALGDTKTIHSVLEPNIGEEMLLARIIDLEREYDRQGSPSETWNHWLTVKQKSIWWEELYDLDQAARVFTKKKDKEKVTFAEASSSDSSLQGLENRLLDFMGEAFVGLNFTVETKLEAVDLRLGGIEKNQRLLRCRAKKIEKRLTSIENKVSEKPNRGEDMDFGQCDGTDFGQWDGKEKDDAEEEEKEKSGKEKEKSGEVDKDKENSETDEENDSERELNELKERCRVQADELWREVEAAEAEEDQANDERKEAATNEESIENSEDDEKVEASESPNSEPRFESPINVPRFESPINEPRVEADKTPTPPSGGRTKAMAVRRVVVVEAKEKAIEKAVELEKKTSEEVVEAEEKN; encoded by the exons ATGTGCAAGAGCCGGTTTACAAAGACCAGTATGAGGGGCTATCCTTTGGAAGACATATACCGAGCGCTTGGAGACACAAAG actaTTCACAGTGTGTTGGAACCAAATATTGGTGAGGAAATGTTGTTGGCTCGTATCATTGACTTGGAACGAGAGTATGACCGTCAGGGCAGCCCAAGCGAGACTTGGAACCACTGGTTAACTGTGAAGCAGAAGAGTATTTGGTGGGAAGAGCTGTATGATTTAGATCAAGCTGCACGAGTGTTTACAAAAAAGAAGGACAAAGAAAAGGTGACGTTTGCAGAAGCATCATCCTCTGATTCGAGCTTGCAAGGTCTGGAAAATAGGCTTTTGGATTTCATGGGAGAAGCATTTGTTGGACTTAACTTTACGGTGGAGACAAAGCTGGAGGCTGTTGATTTGAGGCTGGGTGGAATTGAAAAGAACCAGCGGCTGTTGAGATGCAGGgctaaaaaaatagaaaaaaggcTAACATCTATCGAGAATAAGGTGAGTGAGAAGCCGAATCGTGGTGAAGACATGGATTTTGGACAGTGCGATGGTACGGATTTTGGACAGTGGGATGGGAAGGAAAAAGATGATgctgaggaagaagagaaggagaagagtggcaaagagaaggagaagagtggAGAGGTTGATAAAGATAAGGAAAACAGCGAGACTGATGAGGAAAATGATAGTGAGCGAGAGTTGAACGAACTGAAGGAGAGATGTAGAGTACAGGCTGATGAACTATGGAGGGAAGTAGAGGCAGCTGAGGCTGAAGAGGATCAAGCAAATGACGAAAGGAAAGAGGCTGCAACCAATGAGGAAAGCATTGAGAATAGTGAGGATGATGAGAAAGTGGAGGCATCTGAGTCTCCAAACAGTGAGCCTCGTTTTGAGTCTCCGATCAATGTGCCTCGTTTTGAGTCTCCGATCAATGAGCCTCGGGTTGAGGCAGATAAAACTCCAACACCACCATCAGGTGGTAGGACTAAGGCAATGGCTGTGAGGAGAGTAGTGGTGGTGGAAGCCAAGGAAAAAGCTATTGAGAAAGCTGTGGAGTTAGAGAAAAAAACTAGTGAGGAAGTTGTGGAGGCAGAGGAAAAAAACTAG